The Ancylothrix sp. D3o genomic interval GCTTTGTGAGGGTGAGGGTTTAGTCAGCAAAAAGGATGCCAATTGGTACGCGGACTTTGTTAACCTCCAAAACGAGCAACCCCACACAGTAACCGAGCAGTTTAATAAAACTACCGGCCCGATAATTCCCGCAACTTAACAGGGAAAAAACAATGGTATCTGAAGAACAGGAAATGGTTTTTGACATCATAATCACCCTCAAACTACAACTATTAAAAGAGGCCAAAAAACTAGGGGAAAAATATCTGCCAGTATTTCACTGTCCGCAAGAACACGCAGAGGCTTTTTGTGAGTATTTGCTACTGCCAAAAAACCGGAATATTTTCCGAGAAAACAAGATTTTTCCAATTATCCAAACCGTTGAGTCTCAACACGAGAAACAGGAGTCAATTAAGGATGCTTTTTTGATTGCTTTATTACTAACATCCCTGATTATTAAAGAAAATCCTCACCTCTCCCCCGCCTTCTTAAAATCGTTACTTTTGGAAGCTAACGAGATGTCAAACCGATACACAGGTAAAGAACTGGCGTCTTTTATCGAAAGATACATAGGGTTTCTTGCCGAAGATTTGGAGGGTAAAATAAATCGGGCTGATTTTAATTAAGTTTCACGAAAACAATAGCTATTAATTAACCCGCCTGATGAGCCGGCCTTGGATTCGGGCCGGTGAAACAGTACCCTCAAACTGTCGCGGGATGAGTCCAAATCATTCTGCAAAAATTCAAGAAAAGAACCGGCACTTAACCACAAAGCAAGCTGTAAAGGCGTTCTTTTTCTTTGTAGGCTAGTTCTTTTCAAGAGTTTTCAAAAAACACAAAAACGGCACTTAAGACTAAATCAGGCTCACCGGCCTTTGGGTGATTTGTAGGCTGTTTTTGTTTCAACTGTTCACCTTAACACCCGCCAAACATGACTAAGATTTTTATCGGCCTTGACGTTTGCAAGGCTTCGGTTGTTGCGTGTAAACTTCACAGCGATAACCTCAAAACTGAACCTCGACAATTATTTTATGAGTTAGAATTTCCTGAGTTTAAAGCCAATCCAGAAGGATTAAGCGGGCTTTTAGATTTCATCGGAGATGGGGATATAGTCGTTAGTTTAGAGCCAACTGGCATGAATTATGCCCGCGTTTGGATTGAGCAGTTAGGAAAGCGCTATGAAGTCAGAATGATTAATCATAAAGACTTGAAATCTCATCGTAAAATGCTTCGCTTTGAAGATAAAAACGATGATACAGACGCTTTCTGCTTGGCTCATTATTGCAGTTTCTACGACAACCATAAATACAGGTTTGTCGGGTTTCGTGATGGAATTATCGCCGTTCTAAAGGGCATGATAAACCGGCTCGAACATTTGAACCGAGTACAATCGCCAATTGTTAACCGGCTACGTCAAGATTTAGCATGGCAATTTCCAGAAGTTGCCTTAAAACAAGTGCGACGTTCTGACAGTAAAAAGGAAAATGCAGATTTAAGCCCGCCGCTTTGGGCTTGGATTGCAGAGGAAAAAATAGTACCGCGATACGACCGGCTTTACGAAAAAACTATTGGTGCCGGTTTAACCGAATCATCCCGACGGGACGCGTCGCGCCTCTGTGACCTAGAGCGAGAGATGGCTGCAATCGAAAAAGAGATGGCTTACATCTACAGAACAGACCCGCGCTTTAAACCTTACTCAAAGGTGCTCGACAGTTTCGCGTTCCCCAAAAAGACTCAGCCTATTATTTTGTCGGTTGCCTTCCCAATTGAAAATTTTTTGAAAGATGGTAAGCCCGAAGTTGTCGAGCGTAAAGGCCGGCGCTCTGGGAAGAAAACTAAAAAGCACCTCTCACTGAGGAGATTTCAAAAAGCGATGGGAGAATCACCCAGTGAGAAAGCTTCTGGAGATAAAGAAGAACGTAGCATCATTCATGGTAGCAGCCTTTGCCGAAAGGCTTTTTGGCAGTGGATTTATGTAAGAGTTGAGCCGGTTAGAAGTCGCCCACAGGGTAGCCGGTTGATTAGGACAACAGATTTAGACGGCAATCCTGTCATCAAGCCAATCTGCCAACATTTAGGGGAAATTTACGACTTTAAAAAATCAAACGGCCTGCCAATTGGATTGATTCGTTCAAATCTTGCGAGTATTGCGTGCCGGCATTTATTCAGAGCGCTGGTTTCGGAAGTCTGCGGGATACAGGAAGGGTAAAAAGTTAACGGGC includes:
- a CDS encoding transposase, producing the protein MTKIFIGLDVCKASVVACKLHSDNLKTEPRQLFYELEFPEFKANPEGLSGLLDFIGDGDIVVSLEPTGMNYARVWIEQLGKRYEVRMINHKDLKSHRKMLRFEDKNDDTDAFCLAHYCSFYDNHKYRFVGFRDGIIAVLKGMINRLEHLNRVQSPIVNRLRQDLAWQFPEVALKQVRRSDSKKENADLSPPLWAWIAEEKIVPRYDRLYEKTIGAGLTESSRRDASRLCDLEREMAAIEKEMAYIYRTDPRFKPYSKVLDSFAFPKKTQPIILSVAFPIENFLKDGKPEVVERKGRRSGKKTKKHLSLRRFQKAMGESPSEKASGDKEERSIIHGSSLCRKAFWQWIYVRVEPVRSRPQGSRLIRTTDLDGNPVIKPICQHLGEIYDFKKSNGLPIGLIRSNLASIACRHLFRALVSEVCGIQEG